In Deinococcus puniceus, one genomic interval encodes:
- a CDS encoding ABC transporter permease, whose amino-acid sequence MFNFIVRRLLQIPVVMLVLSIMIVGLTQLLTPEQRAAPYIRTEQQAARIEQIIESRGLRDSFPVQYGRWLSSTLQGDLGYSRASGDDVIDTIRERLPATIELTILTAIPIMLIGIWLGTLAALHKDKFLDQVIRVFVVFGYSLPTFVLGILLLAVFYAYFNVLPGAGQVSVLNQFALGDLRRYTGMLSIDAMLNGRWDIAWDVIRHMILPALTLITVLSAQIVKVMRNNMLEALTSDYVRTARAKGLSDRVVNGKHARRNALLSIITLAGFLIIGLLGGSLITETIFAYPGVGQWVVQAALQTDLAAVLGFAMMSAVVVVVVSTIVDILYGVVDPRVRFD is encoded by the coding sequence ATGTTCAATTTCATTGTGCGGAGACTGCTTCAGATTCCCGTGGTTATGCTGGTGCTGTCCATCATGATCGTGGGCCTGACCCAACTCTTGACGCCCGAACAACGGGCTGCACCCTATATCCGCACCGAGCAACAGGCGGCCCGCATAGAGCAGATCATCGAGTCACGTGGTCTGCGCGATTCTTTTCCGGTTCAGTACGGGCGCTGGCTCAGCAGCACCTTGCAGGGCGATCTGGGCTACTCCAGAGCCAGTGGCGACGACGTGATCGACACCATTCGGGAGCGCCTGCCCGCCACCATAGAACTGACCATCCTGACCGCCATTCCCATCATGCTGATCGGCATCTGGCTGGGGACATTGGCGGCCCTGCACAAAGATAAATTTCTGGATCAAGTGATCCGGGTCTTTGTGGTATTCGGGTACAGCCTGCCTACCTTTGTGCTGGGCATCCTGTTGCTGGCGGTATTCTATGCCTATTTCAACGTGCTGCCGGGCGCGGGGCAGGTCAGTGTGCTGAACCAGTTCGCCCTAGGCGACTTGCGGCGCTACACGGGCATGCTGTCCATCGACGCCATGCTTAATGGGCGCTGGGATATTGCGTGGGACGTGATCCGGCATATGATCCTGCCCGCCCTGACCCTGATCACGGTGCTGTCGGCCCAGATCGTGAAGGTCATGCGGAACAATATGCTGGAAGCCCTGACCAGCGACTACGTGCGAACCGCCCGCGCCAAAGGCCTCTCTGACCGCGTAGTGAACGGGAAACACGCCCGCCGCAACGCGCTGCTCAGCATCATCACGCTGGCCGGATTCCTGATTATCGGCCTCTTGGGCGGTTCCCTGATTACCGAAACCATCTTCGCCTATCCCGGCGTGGGTCAGTGGGTGGTGCAAGCGGCGCTGCAAACCGATTTGGCCGCCGTGCTGGGCTTTGCCATGATGTCGGCTGTCGTGGTCGTGGTGGTCAGTACCATCGTCGATATTTTGTACGGCGTCGTCGATCCCCGCGTGAGGTTCGACTGA